In the Acetobacterium sp. KB-1 genome, AATATGCGGCCAGCAAAGGAATGGGAATCACCATTATGGAACCAGTCAGAGGCGGCGCTCTGGTTGATAAATTACCCCAGGAAGTTTTAGCCGCCTGGAACGAAGCGCCAATCAAAAGAACTCCGGCTCAATGGGCGCTGCGGTGGGTCATGAATCATCCTGAAGTTTCCGTGGTCCTCAGTGGTATGACGACGATGGAGCAGGTGATCGATAATATCAATACTGCCAATGCAGGTGCAGCCAATTCACTAACCAATCAAGAACTGGCGTTAGTGGATTTTGCCAAGAAAACAATAACAGAAAAAATGAAGGTCAACTGTACAAATTGCCGGTATTGTATGCCATGTCCATCCGGAGTTGATATTCCGGGACATTTTTCGCTTTATAACAATGCCTATCTCTTTGATACCCTTGAAAAAGCTAAATCTCTCTATAGCACAATGTTTCCTCAAGATGCCAAAGCCTCTCATTGCGTTGAGTGTGGAAAGTGTGAAGAACATTGTCCTCAGAATATTGCCATTATCGAGGAATTAAAAAATGTCAGAGCAGCCTTAGAATAAAGTGGATGCCTTTAAAATAAATTTCAAAAGGGATTGACAAGAACAGAAACTCTTGCTAATATGTTAGCAAAAGCTAACACAAAACTAACATAGAGTAAAGAGAGAACCGATGAGTTGATTAGATCGATGTTCGCTGATATCAAAATTGGAGGTAAGCATGACCCTGAATTGGAAAAAAACCCTTAAACAGATCACCAATAATGTCTGTTAAATTGGAAATGATTTAGCAAAAATTATTCAGATCAGGAGAATTTATGATGAAAAAAGTATCAATTGTTTATTGGAGTGGAACCGGAAATACTCAGGAAATGGCCGAAGCAGTTGCCGCTGGAGCAGAGGCTGGTGGTGCTGAAGTAAAGGTACTTAGTGTGGATAAGGCCAATATTGAAGAACTGTTAAGCAGTGATGCCATTGCTTTGGGTTGCCCTTCCATGGGTGCCGAAGAACTGGAAGATCAGGAAATGGAGCCTTTCGTCGCTGAACTTGAAAAAGAAAGTCTAACCGGAAAACCTTTGGCCTTATTTGGATCCTACGATTGGGGCGATGGCCAATGGATGGATGAATGGGAAGAAAGAATGAAGAAAACTGGGGTCAATCTAGTCGATGATGGCTTAAAAATCAATGATGCCCCCGACGATGCTGGCTTGGAAGCCTGCAGAGATTTAGGCAAACGACTGGCTTCATAGCAGTATCTAAGTAAAAAAGCACGGCAATCACGAAATAAAACCATGGACTGTTTAGCGCCATGGTTTTGTTTTTTTAGAGGTTTGAAAAAAGTCGACAGGTCTGAAAACTTAGCCTTTCTTTTTTTGCATTTCCAGTTTTTTTAGCTCAAATTTCTTTTTATAGTAGCAAGCATAGACTTGAGCATTTTGTTCCTGTTGTTCGCTGACAGAAAGTAAGCGGCACTTGTTGATGACCATCATCTGCCCTTTAAAAATGAGATAGATATCTTCCACATCGCGGAGCTCTTTGTTAGGATCCGATAATTGATTCATTGTTTCTTCAGCTAAGATGAGTAATTGTTTTTTTATTTCAGAATCTGATAGCTTTACGGCGAAACCAACCTTTTTTTTATTCTTTTCCGGAAGGTCAGTTGAAGCGTTTAATGGTGATTCTGAAGGCATTGGTTTTTTGGGGGATGCTTCTACAATGGGTTCTTTTTTATCTTTTTTTGTTAGCTTTGTTCGTCCATGGAATTCGTCTCGTGTGATTCGCAAGGTGGTTACCTCCAATAAGTATGGGAATAGGTTTGTTTAATGGAAATTGATGTAAAAATAAGATTTCATAATTGTCTTATTCTATCACCTTTTAGGGGAAATGACTATTAATAAATTTGGTCAAGTTGAGCAACTTTGAAAAGCACAGTAAATGTTATTTTACTGATCTTGATTCAAAGGATAAGTTGCGATTCTTTTAATCCATTTTCGGCTCTTCAATCGATAGATACACCAGATCGCTTTGATAATCTGGTCAATTTTCAGTAGCGTATAGATCCAAAATGCCGGTAAATGCCAGACGAAACCAGCCATTGCTCCAAGCGGAACCGAGGCAGCCCATAAGAAGATAATATCCGCCACCATTAAAAATCGGGTGTCTCCACCGCCGCGAAGAACCCCCTTGGTCAGGATACTGTTGGTCGATTGAAAAATAACAATAAAACCGATGGCAAACATTAGTTGAGCCGCAATTTGTTGAGTCTCTGGGGTCAGGTTGTAGAGACCAATCATCGGTTTGCTGGTGATCCAGATAAGCATAGCACTACAGAGGCCGATGGCGATGCCCAGATATAAAAAGGTGACGCCTTGCTGCTGAGCAGTTTCCTCATCACCCCGCCCCAGGGTGTGACCTGTGATAATAGCACTGGCGTTGGCAATCCCCTGGATAAGCACCGTACTCAGTTGCTGAAGAACCATCGTGATGGCATTAGCAGAAACAAAACTGACGCCTAACCGTCCAATCACCATCGCCACAGCATTATTGCCAAGGGCGAGTAAAACATCACTGATCAAAACCGGAATAGCGATGTTAATGTATTCCCTTAAGATATCCCGACATCGCATAAAGAGATGAAAGAGGCGATAACGGATTTTTTTGTCAATAAAAAATAGATAACCGCAAATAAACGAAAACTCAAAAATTCTGGCAATTAATGTTGATAGGGCAGAACCCTCAATACCCATCCGGGGGGCTCCCAAATTGCCAAAGATAAACAGGTAGTTAAAGAAAATATTGATGATAAATGCAAAAATCGATGAAACTAAAGGGAGTCGAACTTGACCGACACTTCGTAGTACAATGGTGGATGTCAGCGAGAGTCCTAAAAGCAGATAGCAGGGAACTGCCCATTTAAAATAGCGCGTACCTTCTTGGATAATTTCTGGATCGGTCGTATAGATACGCATGATCGCTTCAGGAGCAAAAAAGGTCACCAATGAAAAAAGCAAAGCAAAACCAATGCAGATGCGGAACATAATGGTAATTGATTTTTTTAAGGCATCAGGGTTTTTCATTCCCCAGAAACGAGAGGTGAGTACAGAGGCACCCATGCCAATCCCCATGCAACAGATCTGAAAAACCATAATGAACTGATTGGCCAGGGAAGCACCAGACAAGGGCAGTTCTCCCAGCGCCCCCACCATTATTGTATCGGTCATGTTAATGCCAATGGTAATGAGGCTTTGTAAGGTGATCGGAATGGCAATAGCAGCCACCATTTTATAAAAGGATTTATCTTTGATGATATATTTGATTGGTCTACCTCCAGAAAACTACAGTATTATTTCGTCATTGGGTTCTAAAATCAGGCGGCCTTCAGCCACAAAGGCTTCGGCAATTTTACGATCAAACAAAGCACCCGGTTTCATATGAATGGGGATGGTATGGACGGCACCGATGACTGCTGCACAGTCGGAGGCTTCCTTGGGATCCATATTATAAAAGCCATCAGTCGGCAACAAGGCATAGTCAAGTTTTTCTTTAGATAAAACGTCTTTCATATAGTCGGTGGTGGAAGTATCACCGGAAGCATAAATTTTAACGCCATCAAGCTCAATCACATAGCCCACACACTTGTTTTTGTCATGCCCGGAATTATAGGCCGGTACGGCCTGGATAGCAACTTCATGAATAGTCCGGGTTCCATAATTACCGTTTATCAGAATGGTTTCCGGTCGGACAACTACACACCCCTGATGTTGCTGTAATAATGATAAATTGTTATGATCGGGATGTTCATGGGTTATCAGGGCAATATCAGCAGGAAGATCGTAGCCTTCCCCAGCAAATGGATCAACGTAGAGTACGATGCCCTGATCGGTGACAAGCCGATAACTGCCATGGCCTTGATAGAATAATTTTCCCATTTAATTTCTCCTTCAATAAATTTTGTTTGATCAATTTACTTACTTAAATAGTCGCGATTAAATGTTGATTCAGCATCATAATTTAATTTTGTTGATTTTAGTTTATAACCATGAATTGATTTTGTCAAAGGAATTTAAGAAGAATAAGCCGATATAAGCGGAGAGATTAAGATTGGCATGAGGAAAAGTGGCAGTATTAAAGCTTAGAAGGAGAAACAAAAAATAAAAACAACGGCTCTTCGATAAGACCGTTGCTTTCATGAAAGGTTAGGATAGTTTAAGTGTTTGATGATGCTTTGTATGTTTATAATATATATGCCAATGCTTAAAAATGTCTTGAAATGGTTCTAAGTTAAGAATTAATTAAGAAATTCTAATATACATGGATGTAGTGTATAAGGCACATAAATATTTATTTGCAACCTGGTTATCCAAGCATCACTTAGCAACCATGCCCTTTACAATTGAACGCTATGCCAGTCATGACCCGAAGATAACGAAGATGGAAGTTTGGGTGATGCCAATAAAATGATTGAAGGGTTGATTTTTTCAATAAAAAATGAGTGAGAAAAGTCTGATTAGGTTCAGGCTTTTTTTATGTCAAAACGAGAGCTTCATTGTCAGAAAATTTTTGAAAACGTTCCAATTAATTAAATAAATCTTGAGCATCGCATGAATAATATATGCTATAATAACCACGTATAACTTTTTTTTAATTGGGTGATATTTTAGCAACGTAATTATTTGATAATCAATCGATTTGTTGTTCCCCTGGGATCAGTTTACTAAAACTGAAAAAGTAGGACGTGGAGAGAAGGCATCATGAATAATCAACATTTTGTTAACAAGGCTTTTCGCATATTTGTTATCAACAGTATCCTTTCTTCGGCTGGGGTAGTGCTGGGAACCTTTGTCGATGCTATCATTCTGGGGAATGCTTTTGGTGCAGTTGGTTTGTCAGTACTGGCCGTTTCAATGCCGATATACGCGGTTTATAACCTGTTCGGTTACGCCTTTGGGGTTGGTGGATCACTGAGAGTTTCCGAGTCCATTGGCGCTGAGGATAAAGATGGGGTTCGATCCTATTTTACCCAGGCAGTAGTTTTTGCAGCGGCAGTGGGAGTCGTTATTGCGGTATTGGGAAGCCTCTTTCTGCCGACCATTATTGCTCTTACCGGAGGGGCGGGAATTGCTAGTGCCAGGGATTATATGTGGCCGATTGTAGTCATGGCACCGATATTTATTCTGGCTCCGGTGATGTCGTTGCTGATTCGCAGTGACGCCGATCCATTTTTGTCGACTCTGGGGATTGGTGTTTCGGTGGCGGTAAATCTGGTTTTGGATCTGATTTTCATCTTTGGACTGAAGATGGGTGTGTTTGGTGGGGCGCTCGCTATGATTATCGGACAGCTGTGTGCGGTTTTCATCTATTCACTGCACTTTTTTAAAAAGCATAATCACCTTAAATTGAGTCGGACTTCCCTGAGTCCCAAAGCCGGCGCTCAGCTTTTTCAGGGGGGCTTTGGGATTGCATCGGCCTTTATTTATCAGGGGATCACCTTGATCGTTATTAATAATTTACTCAGTGTAACCGCGGGGGGCGGGGGATTGGGTGTCTATAATATCCTTTTTAACGTATCATTATTTGCTTATGCCATATTTGATGGTATTTCGTTGGCTCTGGCACCACTGGTCGCAACGTTTGCCGGGGAGAAGGATACTGAAGGTGTTTATAACACCATGGGCCTGTCCTTAAAGACGGCAGTTTTACTTAGTGCTTCATGTGCCCTGGCTTTGCTGATCTTCGCAGAACCTATTGCGTCGATGTTTGGGGTGGCGGACAATCTGCCGCTGGTAGCTCAGACCATCCGCATCTTTGCCTTCGGGGTAGTACAAACCTGCTTTAACTGCATCATGGCACACTTTTACCAGACCATTAAGCGGCCGTCTCTGGCGGGGCTGATTTACTTTATGCGGGGGCTATTGCTGCTGGTTGCCTTTTCGGCCTGGTTTATTCCGGTTTTTGGAGTGCTCGGAACAGCATTGGCAATGGTAGCGGCGGAAACGGCAACCATGGTGATCCTGCTCATTGCGGCACTGGTTATCAAGAAACAGGGCGGGTACCGAAATATTTTATTGTTTAGAGAACCGATTATCGCGAAGGATAAACTATATGAAACAACCCTTTCTTCTGACATTAAAGAGCTTGAAAATTGTGTGGTTGAGATTGAAGCTTTCTGTGAACGGCTTGATATTGATAGCAGGAACGCTTATTTTATTAACCTGACCATTGAAGAATTGGCAACTAATATAATTAATTTTGGATTTAGTGATGGGAAACCGCATTATATCCATATAAAAATTGCTCTATTTGAAGAGGACATCTATATTCGGCTCAGGGATGACAGCACCAGCTACAATCCTTTTGAAGAACCGGAAAAACCGGATGAAGGGCTTGATTATCTGGGTGTATCAATTGTACGCAAAAAGGCAAAATCATTTGCCTATAACCGAACCCTGGTATTTAACAATTTGCTTATTATTTTATAGAAAAGGTGGCATGTATGAAAGAACAAAAGAGCATTCGTCGAATCAGTTTAAAAACCAAGTTTGCCTCAGCCAGTATGATTCTGGCACTGGTGTTATCATTGGTGATTGTGCTGGTTTCCTATTTTAGTTATCGGGATTCCATGTTTAAACGCTATGAAGAAAACATCACATCACTCGTGAAAACCGCTTCATCCTTTGCTCCGGTAGACAAGGTCAACCAGTATTATGAAACGGGCCAGACCGATTCTGATTATGAATTGTTCATTAAAGAGTTGCAGGTCATCCAGGAACAGAACCACTTGGAATTCCTTTATGCCTATGTCCCAATTGAACAAGGGTTTAAAGTTTTTGGGCAGGGAACCAAACCGGGGACGGCAGGTCATTTTGTTCTTGGTGATTTTCTGGGAACAGACTATTATCCACAAGAAGATATTGATGCTGCTAATCAATATTTTATCGGTTCTGAGAAATCAAAGACCATTATCACGAATGAAAGTGAGTTCGGATATCTGATTTCTGCAGTTCATGTGTTAAAAGATGCAGAAGGGAATCCGACTTTGATTATTGGGGCAGATATGTCCATGAAAGATATTAATTCGACTCTTAGTAATTATATTATTCTGGTTTCTTTTGTTGCGGCACTGATCCTAATTTTATTTATCACCATTTATCTGCTATTTCTTAACAAATCGATTATCGATCCGTTACAGGTGATTGTTGATAATGCCACCGATTTTGTCAATACCAACATCGATGATAACCTCAATGAGATTGTGGCTTTGAATATCGAAGTACGAACCGGTGATGAAATCGAAATTCTGGCCGAAGCCTTTAACAAGATGACCAGTGATATTATCCGTTATATCAAAGAATTGACTAGCGTCACGTCTGAACGGGAGCGGATTGAAACCGAGTTGCGGATTGCCACCCTGATTCAGGAAGGCATGCTGCCCCGGAATTTTTTATATCCTGACAGAAACGAGTTCACCCTTTATGCCTCGATGCGGGCGGCTAAAGATGTCGGCGGCGACTTTTATGACTTCTTTTTCGTGGATGATGATCACTTCTGTATCACCATTGGCGATGTTTCCGGGAAAGGGGTTCCAGCGGCTTTGTTTATGGCGATGACCAAAGCGACCGTAAAAGATCTGGTACTCAGGCGCCTGCCTGTCGATGAGGTCATGACCGAAGCTAATGTTAGTCTGTGCAACAACAATGAACAGGGTATGTTTGTGACCTTGCTGATTGCCATTATTAATGTCAAAACTGGGGTCTTCCAGTGGTGCGATGCCGGACATGACCCGGCAATTATCTGGAAAAAAGATGGCACCGTTGAAATGCTTACTGGTAAGAAAGGATTTGTTTGTGCTGGCATGGAAACGGCTAAATATAAGATGAATGAATCGCAAATCGAAAAAGGGGATATTATCTATCTCTATACTGATGGGATTCCCGAGGCGAATAATACCAAAAATGAGTTTTATGGACTGGAACGCCTGAAAACATTGGTTGCTTCAAAAGACGAGCATGATATTAAATCACTGTGCGCCGATATTTTAGCGGATGTAGACGAATTTGCCGATACCGAACCGCAGTTTGATGATATCACTATGCTCGGGTTTAAGCTTGAGGAGTAGTGGCATGGATATTAGGATAAAGCAGGGCGAGTGTTTGTCGAGGCAGGACTTTGAAGCGATAATTGATTTGGATCGTAAAATTTTCGGAGATAGCATAATATCTAATGAAGGGATGGCCGAAAAACGGTTTTTGAAATTTAAAGACGGTTTGATTGCGGCATTTTCTGGTGATATGCTAATTGGTTTTACCAGCTTTTTTAGTGTGAATTCGAGTATTTATCAACGGGCGGCCGACAACCGGGAGTATATTGATGATAATCTTAATGATACAGATGTCGTTCCCTTGGAAAAAGGAAGGAATAACGATATTCTCTTGTTTGATATTGTTGTCGAGCAAGCTTTTCGTCATCAGGGTGTTTCATATTTATTAGTGGATTCAATCAGGGATTATTTGAAGAAAAAACATGCAGAAGGCTATGCGCTTGGGAAAATTATCGCTTTCGCAATAACTTCTGATGGTATTAACAATATGGTATCTCTTGGCGGGAAGTTGATCTGGTCCAATGACAAGGCGACACTTTTTGAAATAAGCAAAGAGACGTTCTTGGGGTGCTTATGATAACCATATGGGACAGAAAGCTCGACAAAAATAACATGAAAAAGGCGACTGATGTGTTGTGCCACGCCTTTAAGAATGACCCCCTCTACCGAACCGTGTTTCAGAATGAAAAGGATCTTTGCCGATATATCAAGCTAATGGTCAATTACTACAATCGCAATGGTGAAATTCATGTGGCGGTTGTTGATGATAAAGTAGTCGGTGCTTCCATTTGGAATCATAAAGGCAGACCGTTTTTTAGTATCCGCACGGCCCTAGTCAGTGGTATGTTGGGAGAACTCATCAAATTTCTAATGCTTGCGCAGGTTAAAAGTTTGATTATGGTAAAAAATGAAGCTCTGATCACTGAGCGCTATCATTATAATAAAGAACACCATTATATCTTTATGCTTGGCTCTGTGATGAAAGGGGCGGGCCGGGTGCTGATGGAATATGATATTAAAAAGTTCAGCGAATGTCCCATTTATTTAGAAAACAGCAACATCACGGACAATAAGAATTTTTACGAGCGACTTGGATTTCATTCCATTAAAACGATTGATGTGATGGGGGTCCCGGTGGATTTGTTAACCAACAGTAAAGGAGATCAGAGCGTATGAAGAAATTAACCGTTGATGCATCTACAGAAAATTTATCTAAGATTCTTGAATTTATCGATGCCGAACTGGAGGCGGCTGGAGCCGATATGAAAATGATCTTTCAAGTTGATTTGGCGGTAGAAGAAATATATACAAACATTGCCCACTATGCCTATGCTCCGGATGATGGCAAGGTGATCATTCAATTTGACGCCTATGGTGACCCGTTGCTGGTGGAAATACAGTTTATTGACTGTGGAAAACCATTCAATCCCCTTGATAACCCGGATCCGGACATCACATTGACAGCTGAAGAGCGCCAAATCGGTGGTTTAGGTGTGCTGATGGTCAAAAAAACCATGGATGAGGTGGACTATCGTTTTGAAGAAAATAAAAACATTTTAACAATAAAAAAATATGTAAGTTAGGTTATTAAACAAAGTGATAAGGAAGATGTTGGATTGTGATTATAAAAAGATTATAGCGAAGGGGTTTGATCCCGATGCACCAGTGTTAGCGGCAAAAGAGGATAGAATTGAGGAGGGGATAATGCCCAATAGACAGAAGCTTTTGGCCTTAATGCTAGGGTTTATAATTGTATTGTTCGGTGGTTGTTCAGCCGCGGATGAAGCGAAAATTGACAGTACCAGTGATTTAAACCAGGCCGGCTATATCATCGGCGTTCCGGAAGGAACGCCACCAGAAGAAGTGGCGAAAGAGTTTATGCCCAATGCCGAAATCTCGTACTTCACCCAGTTTATTGATGGCGTGGCGGCGCTTAAAAGTGGCAAGGCCACGGCGGTCATTTATGACAGCTCGGGGGTTGATCGTATTCTGCTCAGCAATCCCGATCTGGTCAAGCTGCCCGAGGAACTGGGCAATATTGAAATCGCTGCTGTGGTCAGGTTGAGTGATACGGGGCTTAATGACCAGGTTAATGCTTTTATTAAACGGATTCATCAGGATGGAACTGCCGACGAAATGGTGACCCGCTGGATTGAGAACATTGGTGGCGTGATGCCCGATATTCCCAAACCCCAGAACCCGGAAAAGAAGCTGACAATTATTACTAACGGCATGACCGAACCGATGAATTACTACGAAAATGGCGAGCTCACCGGTTACGATATTGAGTTTATCGAGCGCTTCGCCAATTACGCCAACTTTGATTATGAAATCATTACCATGGATTATGCCGCGATGATCCCGGCGCTGCAAAGCGGCAAAGGCGATATTATTATCTCTGACTTTTTTAAAACCGACGAACGGGGACAGGAAGTCCTTTACAGTGATGCCTATGTGGTGCTTCACAACAGCGTGATGGTACGAAAAAGCATGTTTTCGGGAAATATAGAAGCGGAAAACAGCACCATTGCCACCAATGATGAGCTTAATGGCAAACGGGTGGGCTTTATTACCGGCATGGTGCACATTGATAATTTTCGCCCATTGTATGATTCCATGGAATATGAATTTAACGATTTTTCAGCGATGACAGAAGCCCTGAAAGCGGATCGGATTGATGCGATGCTAACGAGTGAATCCAAGGTGGCTGAAATTATCGAACAGAATCCTGACCTGCTGGCCTTACCCCCATATGCGGATAACTCGGC is a window encoding:
- a CDS encoding flavodoxin translates to MKKVSIVYWSGTGNTQEMAEAVAAGAEAGGAEVKVLSVDKANIEELLSSDAIALGCPSMGAEELEDQEMEPFVAELEKESLTGKPLALFGSYDWGDGQWMDEWEERMKKTGVNLVDDGLKINDAPDDAGLEACRDLGKRLAS
- a CDS encoding MATE family efflux transporter, translating into MVAAIAIPITLQSLITIGINMTDTIMVGALGELPLSGASLANQFIMVFQICCMGIGMGASVLTSRFWGMKNPDALKKSITIMFRICIGFALLFSLVTFFAPEAIMRIYTTDPEIIQEGTRYFKWAVPCYLLLGLSLTSTIVLRSVGQVRLPLVSSIFAFIINIFFNYLFIFGNLGAPRMGIEGSALSTLIARIFEFSFICGYLFFIDKKIRYRLFHLFMRCRDILREYINIAIPVLISDVLLALGNNAVAMVIGRLGVSFVSANAITMVLQQLSTVLIQGIANASAIITGHTLGRGDEETAQQQGVTFLYLGIAIGLCSAMLIWITSKPMIGLYNLTPETQQIAAQLMFAIGFIVIFQSTNSILTKGVLRGGGDTRFLMVADIIFLWAASVPLGAMAGFVWHLPAFWIYTLLKIDQIIKAIWCIYRLKSRKWIKRIATYPLNQDQ
- a CDS encoding MBL fold metallo-hydrolase, translating into MGKLFYQGHGSYRLVTDQGIVLYVDPFAGEGYDLPADIALITHEHPDHNNLSLLQQHQGCVVVRPETILINGNYGTRTIHEVAIQAVPAYNSGHDKNKCVGYVIELDGVKIYASGDTSTTDYMKDVLSKEKLDYALLPTDGFYNMDPKEASDCAAVIGAVHTIPIHMKPGALFDRKIAEAFVAEGRLILEPNDEIIL
- a CDS encoding MATE family efflux transporter, producing the protein MNNQHFVNKAFRIFVINSILSSAGVVLGTFVDAIILGNAFGAVGLSVLAVSMPIYAVYNLFGYAFGVGGSLRVSESIGAEDKDGVRSYFTQAVVFAAAVGVVIAVLGSLFLPTIIALTGGAGIASARDYMWPIVVMAPIFILAPVMSLLIRSDADPFLSTLGIGVSVAVNLVLDLIFIFGLKMGVFGGALAMIIGQLCAVFIYSLHFFKKHNHLKLSRTSLSPKAGAQLFQGGFGIASAFIYQGITLIVINNLLSVTAGGGGLGVYNILFNVSLFAYAIFDGISLALAPLVATFAGEKDTEGVYNTMGLSLKTAVLLSASCALALLIFAEPIASMFGVADNLPLVAQTIRIFAFGVVQTCFNCIMAHFYQTIKRPSLAGLIYFMRGLLLLVAFSAWFIPVFGVLGTALAMVAAETATMVILLIAALVIKKQGGYRNILLFREPIIAKDKLYETTLSSDIKELENCVVEIEAFCERLDIDSRNAYFINLTIEELATNIINFGFSDGKPHYIHIKIALFEEDIYIRLRDDSTSYNPFEEPEKPDEGLDYLGVSIVRKKAKSFAYNRTLVFNNLLIIL
- a CDS encoding SpoIIE family protein phosphatase, with amino-acid sequence MKEQKSIRRISLKTKFASASMILALVLSLVIVLVSYFSYRDSMFKRYEENITSLVKTASSFAPVDKVNQYYETGQTDSDYELFIKELQVIQEQNHLEFLYAYVPIEQGFKVFGQGTKPGTAGHFVLGDFLGTDYYPQEDIDAANQYFIGSEKSKTIITNESEFGYLISAVHVLKDAEGNPTLIIGADMSMKDINSTLSNYIILVSFVAALILILFITIYLLFLNKSIIDPLQVIVDNATDFVNTNIDDNLNEIVALNIEVRTGDEIEILAEAFNKMTSDIIRYIKELTSVTSERERIETELRIATLIQEGMLPRNFLYPDRNEFTLYASMRAAKDVGGDFYDFFFVDDDHFCITIGDVSGKGVPAALFMAMTKATVKDLVLRRLPVDEVMTEANVSLCNNNEQGMFVTLLIAIINVKTGVFQWCDAGHDPAIIWKKDGTVEMLTGKKGFVCAGMETAKYKMNESQIEKGDIIYLYTDGIPEANNTKNEFYGLERLKTLVASKDEHDIKSLCADILADVDEFADTEPQFDDITMLGFKLEE
- a CDS encoding GNAT family N-acetyltransferase; amino-acid sequence: MKKATDVLCHAFKNDPLYRTVFQNEKDLCRYIKLMVNYYNRNGEIHVAVVDDKVVGASIWNHKGRPFFSIRTALVSGMLGELIKFLMLAQVKSLIMVKNEALITERYHYNKEHHYIFMLGSVMKGAGRVLMEYDIKKFSECPIYLENSNITDNKNFYERLGFHSIKTIDVMGVPVDLLTNSKGDQSV
- a CDS encoding ATP-binding protein; the protein is MKKLTVDASTENLSKILEFIDAELEAAGADMKMIFQVDLAVEEIYTNIAHYAYAPDDGKVIIQFDAYGDPLLVEIQFIDCGKPFNPLDNPDPDITLTAEERQIGGLGVLMVKKTMDEVDYRFEENKNILTIKKYVS